In Pleurocapsa sp. PCC 7319, the following are encoded in one genomic region:
- a CDS encoding acetyltransferase, translating into MYLYGAGGHSKVITDILNSLGVEVKGVFDDKPSGAKLKTMEIDSGIRVQGESFPKLDAPLIISVGDNLRRAELDAMLRSNAEYGQAIHGTAIISAKASIGVGTVILQGAIVQSAAKVGRHVLINTAASIDHDNEIGDYAHISPHATLCGHVKIGEGTHIGAGAVVIPSIRIGKWCTIGAGTVVIRDIPDYATAVGNPARIIKFKKPPF; encoded by the coding sequence ATGTACTTGTACGGAGCAGGTGGTCATTCCAAGGTTATTACAGATATTCTCAATAGCCTCGGTGTCGAAGTGAAAGGGGTATTTGACGATAAACCCTCTGGAGCTAAGCTGAAGACGATGGAAATTGATTCAGGTATTCGAGTTCAGGGAGAAAGTTTTCCTAAGTTGGATGCGCCATTAATCATAAGTGTGGGAGACAATTTACGACGAGCGGAATTGGATGCAATGCTCCGAAGTAATGCGGAATATGGCCAAGCAATTCATGGCACAGCGATCATTTCCGCCAAAGCTTCTATTGGTGTGGGCACAGTGATCTTACAAGGAGCGATTGTACAATCTGCAGCGAAAGTTGGCCGACACGTTTTAATTAATACAGCGGCAAGTATTGACCATGATAATGAGATTGGGGATTACGCTCATATTTCTCCCCACGCTACTTTATGTGGTCATGTAAAAATAGGAGAAGGAACTCATATTGGTGCTGGTGCGGTGGTTATACCTTCAATACGTATTGGCAAGTGGTGTACTATTGGTGCGGGGACGGTAGTAATTCGAGATATTCCTGATTACGCGACTGCGGTGGGTAATCCAGCCAGGATTATCAAGTTTAAAAAACCACCTTTTTAA